One stretch of Anguilla anguilla isolate fAngAng1 chromosome 5, fAngAng1.pri, whole genome shotgun sequence DNA includes these proteins:
- the LOC118227277 gene encoding protein RIC-3-like: protein MSMSTFQKVTLVSCLVLCASLLLPKMLLSRGKKEVGQPEVGQGRFPPMMHRQQMPDGQWGAGSPYSRAHSAEAVAKGKGGGVGGGGKSNLMGQIIPIYGFGILLYILYILFKITSKGKITKPETRFPALKSENMKRKITDYELAQLQEKLRETEEVMERIVSKAGHSPNRMKNVSVEHEEKLLRQLKEITRVMQEGKLIEGMDGVSPEMEAEEASYTEDWEGYPEETYPQYEEPCCRQNYDTVILEDPKTDLPTPEELAERMEEEPEGAEIELEEAEPEPEPEHLPQDSEGERVRHRGGKQISFREQRDVYHYPEEGASDDYDNEVAGDQMEEEEEEDPVVLAERLSFSCQVSSQSPELEDAEAEEEEELFLSDESQERDRGGESDLLAELGLAALRKRGRKEAE from the exons ATGTCGATGTCTACATTTCAGAAGGTTACGCTTGTGTCATGTCTCGTCCTCTgtgcctctctgctcctcccaaaaatgctgttatccagaggaAAGAAGGAAGTAGGGCAGCCAGAGG TTGGGCAGGGGCGGTTTCCTCCCATGATGCACCGGCAGCAGATGCCTGACGGccagtggggggcggggtctccCTACTCCAGGGCTCACAGCGCCGAGGCCGTTGCCAAGGGCAAGGGCGGAGGGGTCGGAGGAGGGGGCAAATCCAACCTCATGGGGCAGATCATTCCCATCTACGGCTTTGGGATCCTGCTCTACATTCTCTACATCCTATTTAAG ATCACATCCAAGGGTAAAATTACAAAGCCTGAGACCAGATTCCCTGCCCTGAAATCCGAAAACATGAAGAGAAAAATAA CGGATTACGAGCTGGCACAACTGCAAGAGAAACTGCGGGAGACAGAGGAGGTGATGGAGAGGATCGTGTCTAAAGCAGGCCACAGTCCCAACAG GATGAAGAACGTGTCGGTGGAGCACGAGGAGAAGCTGCTGCGGCAGCTGAAGGAGATCACGCGCGTGATGCAGGAGGGGAAGCTGATCGAGGGGATGGACGGGGTCTCCCCCGAAATGGAGGCCGAGGAGGCGTCCTACACCGAAGACTGGGAAG GGTACCCAGAGGAAACATACCCTCAGTACGAGGAGCCCTGCTGCAGGCAGAACTACGACACCGTCATCCTGGAGGACCCCAAAACTGACCTCCCCACCCCAGAGGAGCTGGCCGAGAGAATGGAGGAGGAGCCGGAGGGGGCAGAGAtagagctggaggaggcggagccggagccagagccagagcacCTGCCCCAGgacagcgagggagagagggtgaggcaCAGGGGAGGGAAGCAGATCAGCTTCAGGGAGCAGAGAGACGTGTATCACTACCCCGAGGAGGGAGCCAGTGACGACTATGACAATGAGGTGGCAGGGGACcagatggaggaagaggaggaagaggacccCGTGGTGCTGGCAGAGAGACTAAGCTTCAGCTGCCAGGTATCCAGCCAGTCACCCGAGCTGGAGGACgcggaggcagaggaagaggaggagctctTCCTTTCGGACGAGTcccaggagagagacagggggggcGAGTCTGACCTCCTCGCGGAGCTGGGGCTCGCTGCACTCAGGAAACGCGGCAGGAAGGAGGCGGAGTGA